One genomic segment of Amycolatopsis sp. Hca4 includes these proteins:
- a CDS encoding UDP-glucose/GDP-mannose dehydrogenase family protein translates to MTPARIVVVGTGYVGLTTGACLASLGHFVTCVDVDRAKVSRLAAGRVDILEPGLADLVDRGLAAGRLQFVVGAREAVRHAQAVFLCVPTPMGAGGSADLRAVEAVAAEIKDVLPAGCALVTKSTVPVGTSKRIRELVGRTDVPVVSNPEFLREGTAVADFLGPDRIVVGSDDLAAARWVGELYAELDAPVVVADAASAELVKYAANCYLALKLSYVNSIAELCERLGADIELVTEGMGYDRRIGRTFLKPGPGWGGSCLPKDTSALVKVAESVNYDFTMLTSAIDENLAQRDRIVAKIAGAVGGTLAGARIGVLGLAFKAGTNDLRDSPALAVSSVLCALGAELIAYDPAVDGEIAGMTVVDDAYQVAKDADAVVVLTEWAEFKHLDWAAMAELMEGIDVVDTRNLLDPRVIVDAGLSWQGVGRPRAAAKIKVS, encoded by the coding sequence ATGACGCCAGCTCGCATCGTGGTGGTAGGAACCGGATACGTCGGCTTGACCACGGGGGCGTGCCTGGCGAGTCTCGGGCATTTCGTCACCTGTGTGGACGTCGACCGCGCGAAGGTCTCGCGGCTGGCCGCCGGCCGCGTCGACATCCTCGAACCCGGCCTTGCCGACCTGGTCGACCGCGGGCTCGCGGCCGGGCGGCTCCAGTTCGTCGTCGGCGCGCGGGAGGCGGTGCGCCACGCGCAGGCGGTGTTCCTCTGCGTCCCGACGCCGATGGGCGCGGGTGGTTCCGCCGACCTGCGCGCGGTCGAAGCCGTCGCCGCCGAGATCAAGGACGTCCTGCCCGCCGGCTGTGCGCTGGTCACCAAGTCGACCGTGCCGGTCGGTACGTCGAAGCGGATCCGGGAGCTGGTCGGCCGCACCGACGTGCCGGTGGTGTCGAACCCGGAGTTCCTCCGCGAAGGCACCGCGGTCGCCGACTTCCTGGGCCCGGACCGGATCGTCGTCGGCTCGGACGACCTCGCGGCCGCGCGCTGGGTCGGTGAGTTGTACGCCGAGCTCGACGCGCCGGTCGTCGTCGCCGACGCGGCGAGCGCGGAGCTGGTGAAGTACGCGGCCAACTGCTACCTCGCGCTCAAGCTGTCCTACGTCAACTCGATCGCCGAGCTGTGCGAACGGCTCGGCGCGGACATCGAGCTCGTCACCGAGGGGATGGGCTACGACCGCCGGATCGGGCGGACGTTCCTCAAGCCCGGCCCGGGCTGGGGCGGCTCCTGCCTGCCCAAGGACACCAGCGCGCTGGTCAAGGTGGCCGAGTCGGTGAACTACGACTTCACCATGCTGACCTCGGCCATCGACGAGAACCTCGCCCAGCGCGACCGGATCGTCGCGAAGATCGCCGGCGCGGTCGGCGGGACACTGGCCGGCGCCCGGATCGGCGTGCTGGGCCTGGCCTTCAAGGCGGGCACCAACGACCTGCGCGACTCGCCCGCGCTCGCCGTCTCGTCGGTGCTGTGCGCGCTGGGTGCCGAGCTGATCGCTTACGACCCGGCGGTCGACGGCGAGATCGCCGGGATGACCGTCGTCGACGACGCCTACCAGGTCGCGAAGGACGCGGACGCCGTCGTCGTGCTGACCGAATGGGCCGAGTTCAAGCACCTCGACTGGGCGGCGATGGCCGAGCTCATGGAGGGCATCGACGTCGTCGACACGCGCAACCTGCTCGACCCGCGGGTGATCGTGGACGCCGGGCTGTCCTGGCAGGGCGTCGGGCGGCCGCGGGCGGCGGCGAAAATCAAGGTGTCTTGA
- a CDS encoding SDR family NAD(P)-dependent oxidoreductase has product MQITDTAALVTGGASGLGGATAKALAAKGARVFALDLASSIEKAEQIDGITYVEADVTDVEQVEAAVATAAGSGVPLRTVVNCAGIGPSARILSKKGRHDLALYAKVIQINLVGTFNVLTIASEAIAKTEPLEDDARGVIINTASIAAFDGQIGQVAYSSSKGGVVGMTLPAARDLASHGIRVLTIAPGIVDTPMLATVSDEFRASLAAGVPFPKRLARPDEYAQLALSLIDHDYLNGEVVRMDGSLRMAPR; this is encoded by the coding sequence ATGCAGATCACGGACACGGCGGCGCTCGTCACGGGCGGCGCGTCGGGCCTCGGCGGGGCCACGGCCAAGGCGCTCGCGGCCAAGGGCGCGCGGGTGTTCGCGCTGGACCTGGCGTCGTCCATCGAGAAGGCCGAGCAGATCGACGGCATCACCTACGTCGAGGCCGACGTCACCGACGTCGAGCAGGTCGAGGCGGCCGTCGCGACGGCCGCGGGCTCCGGCGTGCCGCTGCGGACCGTGGTGAACTGCGCCGGCATCGGGCCGTCCGCGCGGATCCTGTCCAAGAAGGGCCGCCACGACCTCGCGCTCTACGCGAAGGTCATCCAGATCAACCTCGTCGGCACGTTCAACGTGCTGACCATCGCCTCCGAGGCGATCGCCAAGACCGAGCCGCTCGAAGACGACGCCCGCGGCGTCATCATCAACACCGCGTCGATCGCCGCGTTCGACGGCCAGATCGGGCAGGTCGCCTACTCGTCGTCCAAGGGCGGCGTCGTCGGCATGACCCTGCCGGCCGCCCGCGACCTGGCTTCGCACGGCATCCGCGTGCTGACCATCGCGCCGGGCATCGTCGACACCCCGATGCTCGCCACGGTCAGCGACGAGTTCCGCGCGTCGCTCGCGGCCGGCGTCCCGTTCCCGAAGCGGCTCGCGCGGCCGGACGAGTACGCGCAGCTCGCGCTGTCGCTGATCGACCACGACTACCTGAACGGCGAGGTCGTCCGGATGGACGGCTCGCTGCGGATGGCCCCGCGCTGA
- a CDS encoding class I SAM-dependent methyltransferase — protein METTRKHKVPEMEGFQARWYAKNRGTDAQLAQYRRQADQVTAGWPEGAEVLEVAPGPGFFAVELAKRGFRVTGLDISHTMVEIARENGPDVDFRQGDITHAPFAAESFDFLVCQAAFKNFRQPVTALDEMHRVLRPGGYAVIHDLNHEATGADIDREVAGMHVGVVAGFTVRQTLGWLRRRAFTAAQFETLAAESAFGGCSITADGIGLEVRLTR, from the coding sequence ATGGAGACGACCCGCAAGCACAAAGTGCCCGAGATGGAGGGATTCCAGGCCCGCTGGTACGCCAAGAACCGCGGCACCGACGCCCAGCTCGCGCAGTACCGGCGGCAGGCGGACCAGGTCACCGCGGGCTGGCCGGAGGGCGCCGAGGTCCTCGAGGTGGCGCCCGGCCCCGGCTTCTTCGCCGTCGAGCTGGCGAAGCGCGGCTTCCGCGTCACCGGGCTGGACATCAGTCACACGATGGTGGAAATCGCCAGGGAGAACGGCCCGGACGTCGACTTCCGCCAGGGCGACATCACGCACGCGCCCTTCGCCGCGGAGTCGTTCGACTTCCTGGTCTGCCAGGCCGCGTTCAAGAACTTCCGGCAGCCGGTGACGGCGCTGGACGAGATGCACCGGGTGCTGCGGCCGGGCGGCTACGCGGTGATCCACGACCTCAACCACGAGGCCACCGGCGCGGACATCGACCGCGAGGTCGCCGGCATGCACGTCGGCGTGGTCGCCGGGTTCACCGTCCGGCAGACGCTCGGGTGGCTGCGCCGCCGCGCGTTCACGGCCGCCCAGTTCGAGACGCTGGCCGCGGAGAGCGCGTTCGGCGGCTGCTCGATCACGGCCGACGGCATCGGCTTGGAGGTCCGGCTGACCCGCTGA
- a CDS encoding PadR family transcriptional regulator, translated as MKRRKVGNLLGLAVLSVVSERPMHPYEMATVLKERGKDEDLPIKWGSLYTVVANLEKHGFVEAVGSVKDGGRPERTVYRITPAGRAEFEDWVRELVGTLDPEPPRFRSGLSLIGVLGPDQAISKLRERLARLDERAGKQRAVLEQLRPLMPRIFLIEVEYDIAMTEAEARWVRGFLDELTSGTLPGIDAWRRFYETGELPDDFGELVEK; from the coding sequence ATGAAGCGGCGGAAGGTCGGCAACCTGCTGGGCCTGGCCGTGCTGTCCGTCGTATCGGAACGCCCGATGCACCCGTACGAGATGGCGACCGTGCTCAAGGAACGCGGCAAGGACGAGGACCTGCCGATCAAGTGGGGCTCGCTCTACACCGTCGTCGCCAACCTGGAGAAACACGGCTTCGTCGAGGCCGTCGGCAGCGTGAAGGACGGCGGCCGACCCGAGCGGACCGTCTACCGGATCACCCCGGCCGGCCGCGCGGAGTTCGAGGACTGGGTCCGCGAGCTCGTCGGCACGCTCGACCCGGAACCGCCGCGGTTCCGCTCCGGGCTGTCGCTGATCGGCGTCCTCGGGCCGGACCAGGCGATCAGCAAGCTGCGGGAGCGGCTCGCCCGGCTCGACGAGCGGGCCGGGAAGCAGCGGGCGGTGCTGGAGCAGCTGCGGCCGCTGATGCCGCGGATCTTCCTGATCGAGGTCGAGTACGACATCGCGATGACGGAGGCCGAGGCGCGCTGGGTGCGCGGTTTCCTCGACGAACTGACCAGCGGCACCCTGCCGGGCATCGACGCCTGGCGGCGCTTCTACGAGACCGGCGAGCTCCCCGACGACTTCGGGGAGCTCGTGGAGAAATAG
- a CDS encoding TM0106 family RecB-like putative nuclease, whose protein sequence is MNTEVVLDAGAVSRCRRRVHLEHDPAMREVPLSPPDPTAQQRIADATAHREDIAARLVAANDDHWVKIDRDLPAHERVEQTLQAFAEGARYIWGALLPVDPAGHRRGGVDLLVRSGRGYVPVLVVRHRITDRGAGAVVTELTDLDPGHRKADEGRKVRSQPRDQLRLVHVRRMLQTLGQADESHALGGVIGLDADVVVWHDLTAATWPGGRTALTEYQARFADRLAIATAAANGEEPLAEPSRVLECRRCPWWPTCEVVLNETRDVSLVVRGEDAVELRRAGVSTVDKLAALDPAGESPEVNWTGVSFPDAVVLARAWLADLTLVRRVGRVEVPRADVEVDVDMESFGDAGAYLWGCLLSGADIGVPQGYRAFATWDPLPTDDEARSFAEFWAWLTDVRERTEAAGLTFRAYCYNALAENRWLFGSVERFGDHPGVPSKKDIQSFVDSEQWVDLFRSVTDQFLCSHGKGLKVIAPVAGFSWRDPEAGGEASMRWYRDAVGMDGEKPDGDQRERLLRYNEDDVLATRALREWIDARAQAEVPYMFDL, encoded by the coding sequence ATGAACACCGAGGTGGTACTCGACGCGGGTGCGGTCAGCCGCTGCCGTCGCCGCGTGCACCTCGAGCACGATCCCGCCATGCGCGAGGTCCCGCTCTCGCCGCCGGACCCCACCGCGCAGCAGCGGATCGCCGACGCCACCGCGCACCGCGAGGACATCGCCGCCCGGCTGGTGGCCGCCAACGACGACCACTGGGTGAAGATCGACCGGGACCTGCCCGCCCACGAGCGCGTCGAGCAGACGCTGCAGGCCTTCGCCGAGGGCGCCCGCTACATCTGGGGCGCGCTGCTGCCGGTCGACCCGGCCGGGCACCGGCGCGGCGGCGTCGACCTGCTCGTCCGCAGCGGCCGCGGGTACGTCCCGGTGCTCGTCGTGCGCCACCGCATCACCGACCGCGGTGCCGGCGCCGTCGTCACCGAGCTGACCGACCTCGACCCGGGGCACCGCAAGGCCGACGAAGGCCGCAAGGTCCGGTCGCAGCCGCGTGACCAGCTCCGGCTCGTGCACGTCCGCCGCATGCTGCAGACGCTCGGGCAGGCCGACGAGAGCCACGCCCTCGGCGGCGTGATCGGCCTCGACGCCGACGTCGTCGTCTGGCACGACCTCACCGCCGCCACCTGGCCGGGCGGGCGCACCGCGCTCACCGAGTACCAGGCCCGCTTCGCCGACCGGCTGGCCATCGCGACCGCCGCCGCGAACGGGGAGGAGCCGCTCGCCGAGCCGTCGCGTGTGCTGGAGTGCCGGCGCTGCCCGTGGTGGCCGACCTGCGAGGTCGTGCTGAACGAAACCCGCGACGTCAGCCTGGTCGTGCGCGGCGAGGACGCCGTCGAGCTGCGCCGGGCCGGCGTGTCCACTGTGGACAAGCTGGCCGCGCTCGACCCGGCAGGCGAATCGCCGGAGGTGAACTGGACCGGCGTCAGCTTCCCGGACGCCGTCGTGCTCGCCCGGGCCTGGCTGGCCGACCTGACGCTGGTCCGCCGGGTCGGCCGGGTCGAGGTGCCGCGCGCCGACGTCGAGGTCGACGTCGACATGGAGAGCTTCGGCGACGCCGGCGCGTACCTCTGGGGCTGCCTGCTCAGCGGCGCCGACATCGGCGTCCCGCAGGGCTACCGCGCCTTCGCGACGTGGGACCCGCTGCCCACCGACGACGAAGCCCGCTCCTTCGCCGAGTTCTGGGCCTGGCTCACCGACGTCCGCGAGCGCACCGAAGCGGCGGGCCTGACCTTCCGCGCCTACTGCTACAACGCGCTCGCCGAGAACCGCTGGCTCTTCGGCTCGGTCGAGCGGTTCGGCGACCACCCCGGCGTCCCGTCGAAGAAGGACATCCAGTCCTTTGTGGATTCCGAGCAGTGGGTGGACCTCTTCCGCAGTGTCACCGACCAGTTCCTCTGCTCCCACGGCAAGGGCCTGAAGGTGATCGCGCCGGTGGCCGGCTTCTCCTGGCGCGACCCGGAGGCCGGCGGCGAGGCGTCGATGCGCTGGTACCGCGACGCCGTGGGCATGGACGGCGAGAAGCCGGACGGCGACCAGCGCGAACGGCTCCTGCGCTACAACGAGGACGACGTCCTCGCGACGCGGGCGCTGCGCGAGTGGATCGACGCGCGGGCCCAGGCCGAAGTGCCGTACATGTTCGACCTCTGA
- a CDS encoding DUF6474 family protein codes for MARKAKVEGEARFTPKRAKNAVAVAKVLGPAVLPVVAPLAVRAAGAAREAYDRYQARKLGVSVDRLGEYTGRGAALHARIAGVADGCRDLQKSEKASEADREFARDAMGTLEQLSASVRAAERMPAARRKSVHRAVAGELERLEGQLLNRLGL; via the coding sequence ATGGCGCGCAAGGCCAAGGTCGAGGGTGAAGCCAGGTTCACCCCTAAGAGGGCGAAGAACGCGGTCGCGGTGGCCAAGGTGCTCGGCCCGGCGGTGCTCCCGGTGGTGGCACCGCTGGCGGTGCGAGCGGCCGGCGCGGCCAGGGAGGCGTACGACCGCTACCAGGCGCGCAAGCTGGGTGTCTCGGTCGACCGGCTGGGCGAGTACACCGGCCGGGGCGCGGCGCTGCACGCACGAATCGCGGGGGTGGCCGACGGCTGCCGCGACCTGCAGAAGTCGGAGAAGGCTTCGGAGGCGGACCGGGAGTTCGCGCGGGACGCGATGGGAACGCTGGAGCAGCTGTCGGCATCGGTCCGGGCGGCGGAGCGGATGCCGGCGGCGCGACGGAAGTCGGTGCACCGGGCGGTGGCCGGGGAGCTGGAGCGGCTCGAGGGGCAGTTGCTGAACCGCCTCGGCCTCTGA